In the genome of Myxococcus stipitatus, one region contains:
- a CDS encoding 2OG-Fe(II) oxygenase has product MSAATLEEGPLRGPSFFLDRTALRALALAHRGQYAAARPYPHVAIDGFLGTPLASALAGLFPGANDASWKRRDHVEQAARLGQLQRKAFEEVPGALRHLLSEFSSMSFIDFLESLTGVQGLITDPHFRGAGLHLTLRGGHLALHADFNRDRFRALTRRLTVLYYLNPDWEAAWGGDLELWSADLSRCETRIAPLLDRLVVMAHGDDYWHGHPTPLECPEGRGRAAIAAYFYTAETSPDAPEPHSAIWAPPRP; this is encoded by the coding sequence GTGAGTGCCGCCACCCTCGAAGAAGGTCCACTGAGGGGGCCCAGCTTCTTCCTCGACCGGACGGCGCTCCGCGCGCTCGCGCTGGCGCATCGTGGCCAGTACGCCGCCGCCCGCCCCTATCCGCATGTCGCCATCGACGGCTTCCTGGGGACACCGCTCGCCTCGGCGCTCGCGGGCCTCTTTCCTGGCGCGAACGACGCGTCCTGGAAGCGCAGGGACCACGTGGAGCAGGCCGCGCGCCTGGGCCAGCTGCAGCGCAAGGCCTTCGAGGAGGTCCCCGGGGCACTCCGGCACCTGCTCTCGGAGTTCTCCAGCATGTCGTTCATCGACTTCCTGGAGTCGCTCACCGGGGTGCAGGGCCTCATCACGGACCCGCACTTCCGGGGCGCGGGGCTGCACCTCACGCTGCGCGGGGGACACCTGGCGCTGCACGCCGACTTCAACCGGGACCGCTTCCGCGCGCTCACGCGGCGCCTCACCGTCCTCTACTACCTGAACCCGGACTGGGAGGCGGCCTGGGGCGGAGACCTCGAACTCTGGAGCGCCGACCTCTCCCGGTGCGAGACGCGCATCGCGCCCCTCCTCGACCGGCTCGTCGTGATGGCCCATGGCGATGACTACTGGCACGGCCACCCCACGCCCCTGGAATGCCCCGAGGGACGCGGGCGCGCCGCCATCGCCGCCTACTTCTACACCGCGGAGACCTCCCCCGACGCGCCGGAGCCCCACAGCGCCATCTGGGCTCCCCCCCGCCCGTAG
- a CDS encoding SMP-30/gluconolactonase/LRE family protein has product MRNGLILLALSTTLSLGCGDSDDPGNPSECPATGTGVLELTVRGLPAATQPRITLRRGMESRVIVTGGRLEGLAAGAWTLTPEPVAGSGGLIRAAFDAPEAQVCVRDAQAAASTVDYALIPSSQKLWLSTSNGAAEVEAFAAANLGASGSPAATVLLSSNPAVPRASGLAFDARGNLWMALGSGELRRYPARDLGASGAKTPDVVLTGTALKGGTPGPIAIAFDAQGNLWATIGFSNKVIRLGSAQLTSTTTVVPEVELAGLGDPAGLAFDPSGNLWVGDSSSGRSRVHKVAAESLRASGTVTPVTSIDAKTTLPSGNSFTGPSGLAFDGEGNLWVAYSGSGIVARLTPDNQRGTGEVTLAPTVQLDVGGPRELAFDETGGLWLGYESGSIARLGPSQLAATGAPSPAVLVSSADLGLTHGVALYPAPARLPLFHRLP; this is encoded by the coding sequence ATGCGAAACGGTCTCATCCTTCTCGCGCTGTCGACCACGCTTTCCCTCGGGTGCGGTGATTCGGACGACCCCGGCAACCCGAGTGAGTGTCCCGCCACTGGAACGGGCGTCCTCGAGCTCACCGTCCGGGGACTTCCCGCCGCCACGCAGCCCCGCATCACCTTGCGCCGGGGGATGGAGTCCCGCGTCATCGTGACGGGAGGGAGGTTGGAGGGCCTCGCCGCTGGGGCCTGGACCCTCACGCCCGAGCCCGTCGCCGGAAGCGGCGGCTTGATTCGCGCGGCCTTCGACGCGCCGGAAGCGCAGGTCTGCGTCCGCGATGCGCAGGCGGCGGCGTCCACGGTCGACTACGCGCTCATCCCCAGCAGCCAGAAGCTGTGGCTCTCCACCAGCAACGGCGCGGCCGAAGTCGAGGCCTTCGCGGCGGCGAACCTGGGCGCCTCGGGCTCTCCCGCCGCCACCGTGTTGCTCAGCTCCAACCCCGCAGTGCCCCGCGCGTCCGGCCTCGCGTTCGACGCGCGCGGCAACCTCTGGATGGCGCTCGGCTCGGGTGAGCTCCGGCGCTACCCCGCACGCGACCTGGGCGCCTCCGGCGCGAAGACGCCCGACGTCGTCCTGACGGGCACGGCCCTCAAGGGCGGAACGCCGGGCCCCATCGCCATCGCCTTCGATGCCCAGGGAAACCTCTGGGCCACCATCGGCTTCAGCAACAAGGTCATCCGACTGGGCTCGGCGCAGCTCACCAGCACCACCACCGTCGTCCCCGAGGTCGAGCTCGCGGGACTGGGCGACCCCGCGGGCCTCGCGTTCGACCCCAGCGGCAACCTCTGGGTGGGTGACAGCTCCAGCGGGCGCTCGCGCGTCCACAAGGTGGCGGCCGAGAGCCTCCGCGCCTCGGGCACGGTGACACCCGTGACGAGCATCGACGCGAAGACCACCCTGCCTTCGGGGAACAGCTTCACGGGCCCCTCGGGCCTCGCGTTCGATGGCGAGGGCAACCTGTGGGTCGCCTACTCGGGCAGCGGCATCGTCGCCCGGCTCACCCCCGACAATCAGCGCGGCACGGGCGAGGTGACACTCGCGCCGACCGTCCAGCTCGACGTGGGCGGTCCTCGAGAGCTCGCGTTCGACGAAACTGGAGGACTCTGGCTCGGCTACGAGTCGGGCAGCATCGCGCGCCTGGGCCCCAGCCAGCTCGCGGCGACGGGAGCCCCCTCGCCCGCGGTCCTCGTCTCCAGCGCGGACCTGGGCCTCACGCACGGCGTGGCGCTCTACCCCGCGCCCGCGAGGCTGCCGCTCTTCCACCGGCTGCCCTGA
- a CDS encoding cupin domain-containing protein produces MGDTSVKKVESRRSPKGEMGQKYLASGVRVSMRLWEDEPPGEPRPAAPRDYETVGFVLKGRAELHLEGQVILLNPGDSWLVPRGSSHTYKILETFSAVEATSPPAAVHGRDERERESKSAKA; encoded by the coding sequence ATGGGAGATACCAGCGTGAAGAAGGTGGAGAGCCGGCGCTCTCCCAAGGGGGAGATGGGGCAGAAGTACCTGGCGTCCGGCGTGCGAGTGTCCATGCGGCTGTGGGAGGACGAGCCCCCCGGAGAGCCCAGGCCAGCGGCCCCTCGCGACTACGAGACGGTGGGGTTCGTCCTGAAGGGCCGCGCGGAGCTGCACCTGGAGGGACAGGTCATCCTGCTCAACCCCGGGGACTCGTGGCTCGTGCCGCGCGGCTCCAGTCACACGTACAAAATCCTGGAGACGTTCTCCGCCGTGGAGGCGACCAGTCCACCGGCCGCCGTCCATGGCCGCGACGAGCGCGAGCGCGAGTCGAAGTCCGCGAAGGCGTGA
- a CDS encoding cold-shock protein codes for MATGTVKWFNDAKGFGFIAQEGGEDVFCHHTAINMDGFRTLQEGQRVEFEVTRGPKGLQAQNVRAASNG; via the coding sequence ATGGCAACTGGTACTGTGAAGTGGTTCAACGACGCCAAGGGTTTCGGTTTCATCGCGCAAGAGGGTGGTGAGGATGTGTTCTGCCACCACACCGCCATCAACATGGATGGCTTCCGCACCCTTCAGGAAGGGCAGCGCGTGGAGTTCGAGGTGACCCGTGGCCCCAAGGGGCTGCAGGCGCAGAACGTGCGCGCCGCCAGCAACGGCTAG
- a CDS encoding periplasmic heavy metal sensor encodes MLGFLFGGACLAGLVYTVRGGRRWHHHHRGGSQWGWRMKLRWLFERLETSPGQEKVIIKATEELTESLSGLRDELTPTRTTLAQAMRGEHFDSAAVRERFAQHDVRMEELRRTVLGALSQVHEALDPRQRRELADILERGWGGGHHGWHRRGCGRRHEWRGEHPRGDDPRMM; translated from the coding sequence ATGTTGGGATTCTTGTTCGGCGGTGCGTGTCTCGCGGGTCTCGTCTACACGGTGAGGGGTGGACGCCGCTGGCACCATCACCACCGCGGCGGCAGCCAGTGGGGCTGGCGCATGAAGCTGCGCTGGTTGTTCGAGCGGCTGGAGACCTCTCCTGGACAGGAGAAGGTCATCATCAAGGCCACCGAGGAGCTCACCGAGTCGCTCAGCGGCCTGCGCGACGAGCTGACGCCCACCCGCACCACCCTGGCCCAGGCGATGCGGGGAGAACACTTCGACAGCGCGGCGGTGCGCGAGCGCTTCGCCCAGCACGACGTGAGGATGGAGGAGCTCCGTCGAACGGTGCTCGGCGCCCTCTCGCAGGTGCACGAGGCGCTGGACCCTCGGCAGCGGCGTGAGCTGGCGGACATCCTCGAGCGGGGCTGGGGCGGAGGACACCACGGCTGGCACCGGCGCGGCTGCGGCCGGCGCCACGAGTGGCGGGGTGAACACCCCCGAGGCGATGACCCTCGGATGATGTGA
- a CDS encoding response regulator transcription factor, producing the protein MSTRVLLIDDDSRLYELLAQYLGQNGVSVAHAPDGGRGLAALEASAYDAVLLDVMMPGMDGLEVCKRIRAKSRIPVVMLTAKGDETDRVVGLELGADDYLPKPFSPRELLARLRAVLRRSQPSAVADRLEAGGLSIDVAGREVRSEGRLVDLTGLEFDLLVALVRRAGRVIPRDALLGEAGRSDTVVGERTVDVHISHLRQKLGDVGTRLIKTVRGVGYVFAKEGA; encoded by the coding sequence ATGTCCACGCGTGTCCTGCTCATCGACGACGACAGCCGCTTGTATGAATTGCTCGCGCAGTACCTGGGGCAGAACGGCGTCAGCGTCGCCCACGCGCCCGATGGTGGGCGCGGGTTGGCGGCGCTGGAGGCGAGCGCGTACGACGCGGTGCTGTTGGACGTGATGATGCCGGGCATGGATGGGCTGGAGGTCTGCAAGCGCATCCGCGCCAAGAGCCGCATCCCCGTGGTCATGCTCACGGCCAAGGGGGATGAGACGGACCGCGTGGTGGGGCTGGAGCTGGGCGCGGACGACTACCTGCCCAAGCCATTCAGCCCTCGGGAGCTGCTCGCACGGTTGCGCGCGGTGCTGCGCCGCTCACAGCCCTCCGCGGTGGCGGACCGGCTGGAGGCGGGAGGGCTGTCCATCGACGTGGCCGGCCGCGAGGTGCGCAGCGAGGGACGGCTGGTGGACCTCACCGGCCTGGAGTTCGACCTGCTCGTGGCCCTGGTGCGCAGGGCCGGGCGGGTCATCCCGCGTGACGCGCTGTTGGGGGAGGCGGGGCGCAGCGACACCGTGGTGGGCGAGCGCACGGTGGATGTCCACATCTCGCACCTGCGGCAGAAGCTGGGCGACGTGGGCACCCGCCTCATCAAGACGGTGCGGGGCGTGGGCTACGTCTTCGCCAAAGAGGGGGCGTGA
- a CDS encoding sensor histidine kinase — protein sequence MRRRDDKRRGWRSRLDDACEECAPQCKDTPEEPSDCSFEEGGDGRKVEWHWVSDSGDQSYSYKERRGSGDGGDKERDVEWHWVDDSKGEAYSYKEQRREADRVRRQAWEAAHAHMREHWKHHRRMSWRQHWRMSTLGHFVRARLHRRLFLWFGLSIFLTCVVVATVFNLVGGTTWRQEMERMRTFAGHRFEEVWDEPARRDALAQSISKDLDVDVEIKDASGQVLVLAGGLCKHTEISIPVMRGDTTLGQARLCYGNKRGKEPLKFMLPMLAACLVLWMASGKMARRLAKPVDALVQATEALGAGRLNARAEVHPHATGEFAVLGVAFNDMARRIEKQVADQRELLAAVSHELRTPLARLRVLTELLRDGGGNPKTLDQVDREVVELDALVGELLASSRLDFGQITPRVLDGRTLAIQALERAGLPPEMLDMDTPDAGLVGDATLLGRALANLLDNARRHGGGALALRIQRQDEHIAFCVEDRGPGFQEGEAARIFQPFYRKDQSTEAREAGSLGLGLALVERIAQAHDGTTFAENREGGGARVGFTVRKAGPVRDEKPAVA from the coding sequence ATGCGCCGTCGCGACGACAAGCGCCGCGGATGGAGGTCCCGGCTGGACGACGCGTGCGAGGAGTGTGCTCCCCAGTGCAAGGACACGCCCGAGGAGCCTTCTGACTGTTCGTTCGAGGAAGGCGGGGACGGGCGCAAGGTCGAGTGGCACTGGGTCAGCGACTCGGGAGACCAGTCGTACTCCTACAAGGAGCGACGGGGGTCGGGCGACGGAGGCGACAAGGAGCGCGACGTCGAGTGGCACTGGGTCGATGACTCGAAGGGCGAGGCGTACTCCTACAAGGAGCAGCGCCGCGAGGCCGACCGGGTGCGGCGCCAGGCGTGGGAGGCCGCGCATGCGCACATGCGCGAGCACTGGAAGCACCACCGGCGCATGAGCTGGCGGCAGCACTGGCGCATGAGCACGCTGGGGCACTTCGTGCGTGCCCGGCTCCACCGACGGCTCTTCCTGTGGTTCGGCCTGAGCATCTTCTTGACCTGTGTGGTCGTCGCCACGGTGTTCAACCTCGTGGGTGGAACGACGTGGCGGCAGGAGATGGAGCGCATGCGCACGTTCGCGGGCCATCGCTTCGAGGAGGTCTGGGACGAGCCCGCGAGGCGGGATGCCCTGGCGCAGTCCATCTCGAAGGACCTGGACGTGGACGTCGAAATCAAGGACGCGAGCGGACAGGTGCTCGTGCTGGCGGGCGGGCTCTGCAAGCACACGGAGATCTCCATTCCGGTGATGCGGGGGGACACGACGCTGGGGCAGGCGCGCCTCTGCTACGGAAACAAGCGAGGCAAGGAGCCGCTGAAGTTCATGCTGCCGATGCTCGCGGCCTGCCTCGTCCTCTGGATGGCGTCGGGGAAGATGGCGCGCAGGCTGGCCAAGCCCGTGGACGCGCTGGTGCAGGCCACCGAGGCGTTGGGCGCGGGCCGGCTGAATGCCCGGGCCGAGGTGCATCCGCATGCGACGGGTGAGTTCGCGGTGCTGGGAGTGGCGTTCAACGACATGGCCCGGCGCATCGAGAAGCAGGTGGCGGACCAGCGCGAGCTGCTCGCGGCGGTGTCCCATGAGCTGCGCACGCCGCTCGCGCGGCTGCGGGTGCTGACGGAGCTCTTGCGCGACGGGGGGGGCAATCCCAAGACGCTGGACCAGGTGGACCGGGAGGTGGTGGAGCTGGATGCGCTGGTGGGCGAGCTGCTCGCGAGCTCCCGGCTGGACTTCGGGCAGATAACGCCTCGGGTGCTGGATGGGCGGACGCTCGCGATTCAAGCGCTGGAGCGAGCGGGGCTGCCGCCGGAGATGCTGGACATGGACACGCCGGACGCGGGGCTGGTGGGCGACGCCACGCTGCTGGGCCGGGCCCTGGCCAACCTGCTGGACAACGCGCGAAGGCACGGCGGGGGCGCGCTGGCCCTGCGCATCCAGCGACAGGATGAGCACATCGCCTTCTGCGTGGAGGACCGGGGCCCTGGCTTCCAGGAGGGCGAGGCGGCGCGAATCTTCCAGCCGTTCTATCGAAAGGACCAGAGCACGGAGGCGCGCGAGGCAGGCTCACTGGGCCTGGGGCTCGCGCTCGTCGAGCGCATCGCCCAGGCCCACGATGGAACGACCTTCGCGGAGAACCGCGAGGGCGGCGGTGCACGCGTGGGCTTCACGGTGCGCAAGGCCGGCCCCGTCCGAGACGAGAAGCCCGCGGTGGCGTAG
- a CDS encoding carboxypeptidase regulatory-like domain-containing protein, giving the protein MTLRTLGLTMLGAAGLLSLSACKKEEAAPAAPPSTPSAPSAAPAPAAEKVHAASPIQVPAGKGVVKGTVTFTGTPPPAADLPASSDPACEGRSAKDESVLVKDGKLQNVLVRVRGAVAGFPAPSTPVVVDQSKCTYVPRVQGAMVGQSVAFKNSDGTLHNVRGLVGTKAAFNVAQPPMGAAVNKPVPADDVLKLKCDIHPWMTAYVVSNANPFYATTGAEGAFTLQGLPAGTYTVEAWHETFGTKTAEVTVKDDAPTEVSFAFSAADASAKK; this is encoded by the coding sequence ATGACGCTGCGCACGCTCGGCCTGACGATGCTGGGAGCCGCGGGGCTCCTGTCCCTGTCTGCATGCAAGAAGGAGGAGGCTGCTCCGGCCGCGCCTCCCTCCACCCCCTCGGCACCGAGTGCGGCGCCCGCGCCGGCGGCCGAGAAGGTCCACGCGGCCTCGCCGATCCAGGTGCCCGCGGGGAAGGGCGTGGTGAAGGGCACGGTGACCTTCACCGGGACGCCGCCGCCCGCCGCGGACCTGCCCGCGAGCAGCGACCCCGCCTGTGAAGGGCGGAGCGCGAAGGACGAGTCCGTGCTGGTGAAGGACGGCAAGCTCCAGAATGTGCTCGTGCGTGTGCGTGGCGCGGTCGCGGGATTCCCTGCCCCGTCCACGCCGGTGGTGGTGGACCAGTCGAAGTGCACCTACGTGCCGCGAGTGCAGGGCGCGATGGTGGGGCAGTCGGTGGCCTTCAAGAACAGCGACGGCACGCTGCATAACGTGCGGGGCCTGGTGGGCACGAAGGCGGCCTTCAACGTCGCGCAGCCCCCCATGGGCGCGGCGGTGAACAAGCCTGTCCCGGCGGACGACGTGCTGAAGCTCAAGTGTGACATCCACCCGTGGATGACCGCATACGTGGTGAGCAACGCCAATCCGTTCTACGCCACGACGGGCGCGGAGGGGGCGTTCACCCTCCAGGGACTGCCCGCGGGGACGTACACCGTCGAGGCCTGGCACGAGACGTTCGGCACGAAGACGGCCGAAGTCACCGTGAAGGATGACGCGCCGACGGAGGTGTCCTTCGCGTTCAGCGCGGCGGATGCCTCCGCCAAGAAGTGA
- a CDS encoding ABC transporter permease, whose protein sequence is MNAEVSTARPPVAATSPAPAAPGTLALQWATVRVLMARDVVRFFRQPSRVVGALAQPILFWFVIGSGFAGSFRVEGAQGLGYQQFFFPGVVTMVLLFSAIFATITVIEDRREGFLQAVLAGPGSRLAVVLGKALGSSAIALMQASLFLLLAPLAGVSASTVNLPLLVGVMVLSALALTGMGMSLAWWVRSSAGYHAVMSIVLLPMWVLSGAMFPLKGAGTWLSWVMTVNPMRFSVEGVRRALYGAEASLSVGTSMSGSGLEVPVLLAFATVFLGLAAVSVSRRE, encoded by the coding sequence CGCGGCCCCCCGTGGCGGCCACGTCTCCCGCTCCGGCCGCGCCGGGGACGCTCGCGTTGCAGTGGGCCACGGTGCGCGTGTTGATGGCGCGGGACGTGGTGCGCTTCTTCCGTCAGCCCAGCCGCGTCGTCGGCGCGCTCGCGCAGCCCATCCTGTTCTGGTTCGTCATCGGCTCGGGCTTCGCCGGTTCGTTCCGCGTCGAGGGCGCGCAGGGGCTGGGCTACCAGCAGTTCTTCTTCCCGGGCGTCGTCACGATGGTGCTGCTCTTCAGCGCCATCTTCGCCACGATCACGGTCATCGAGGACCGTCGCGAGGGCTTCCTCCAGGCGGTGCTCGCGGGGCCGGGCTCCCGGCTGGCGGTGGTGCTGGGCAAGGCGCTGGGCTCGTCGGCCATCGCGCTGATGCAGGCGTCGCTGTTCCTGTTGCTCGCGCCACTGGCGGGCGTGAGCGCGTCCACCGTCAACCTGCCGCTGCTCGTGGGTGTGATGGTGCTGTCCGCGCTGGCGCTGACGGGCATGGGCATGTCGCTGGCGTGGTGGGTGCGCTCGAGCGCGGGCTACCACGCGGTGATGAGCATCGTGTTGTTGCCCATGTGGGTGCTCTCCGGCGCGATGTTCCCGCTCAAGGGCGCGGGGACGTGGCTGTCGTGGGTGATGACCGTCAACCCCATGCGCTTCTCGGTGGAGGGCGTGCGGCGCGCGCTGTACGGCGCGGAGGCGTCGCTGTCGGTGGGCACGTCCATGTCGGGCTCGGGGCTGGAGGTGCCGGTGCTGCTGGCCTTCGCCACGGTGTTCCTGGGCCTGGCGGCGGTGAGCGTCAGTCGGCGCGAGTAG